One Pseudomonas sp. C27(2019) DNA window includes the following coding sequences:
- a CDS encoding flagellar protein FliT has protein sequence MRSSTVEQLQNTSTALRDALAQQDWQAVGQLDLQCRQAVDSAMADPQQQNDELRERMQELLDLYRELVSVCQGEQQRIAGELRQINQFKKSAKVYQMFG, from the coding sequence ATGAGATCAAGCACTGTTGAGCAACTGCAAAACACCAGCACGGCTTTGCGCGATGCTCTAGCGCAACAAGATTGGCAGGCTGTCGGCCAGTTAGATTTGCAATGTCGACAGGCCGTTGACAGTGCGATGGCTGACCCCCAGCAGCAAAATGATGAGTTGCGTGAGCGCATGCAAGAATTGTTAGATTTATACCGTGAATTAGTCAGTGTCTGTCAGGGTGAGCAGCAGCGTATTGCTGGTGAGCTACGGCAGATTAATCAGTTCAAAAAAAGCGCTAAAGTCTACCAAATGTTTGGTTGA
- the fliS gene encoding flagellar export chaperone FliS: MNAMTAMRQYQSVNNQAQAIEADPHRLIQMLMEGGLTRLAQARGAMERNQTALKGELLSKAIGIVGGLRQALDVQKGGELAENLDRLYEYMTTRLMEANLKNDPAIVEEVSDLLREVKSGWDAIAA; the protein is encoded by the coding sequence ATGAATGCAATGACCGCTATGCGTCAGTACCAGTCAGTCAACAATCAGGCGCAAGCGATTGAGGCTGATCCGCACCGTTTAATTCAAATGCTGATGGAAGGTGGCTTAACCCGTTTAGCGCAAGCACGTGGTGCCATGGAGCGTAACCAGACCGCACTTAAAGGTGAACTGCTCAGCAAAGCAATCGGCATTGTCGGTGGTTTACGTCAAGCTTTGGATGTACAGAAAGGTGGCGAGTTAGCGGAAAATTTAGACCGCTTGTATGAATATATGACCACCCGTTTAATGGAAGCGAACCTGAAAAACGATCCAGCTATTGTTGAAGAAGTATCTGACCTGTTGCGTGAAGTAAAAAGTGGTTGGGATGCTATTGCAGCATAA
- the queF gene encoding NADPH-dependent 7-cyano-7-deazaguanine reductase QueF (Catalyzes the NADPH-dependent reduction of 7-cyano-7-deazaguanine (preQ0) to 7-aminomethyl-7-deazaguanine (preQ1) in queuosine biosynthesis) produces MSHHPAHDSPLGKSSTYISQYDPSLLFGIARATKWHELGFSADTLPYVGVDVWNCYELSWLLPSGKPVVAIAQFIVPADSPNIIESKSFKLYLNSFNQSTYSSFAEVQAVLSADLSQVAQAPVQVELKTLREVAAEGLHEPQGVCIDDLDINVSQYEHPGVEQLACSSEQAEEQLYSHLLKSNCPVTGQPDWGTLQVHYRGAALEHASLLAYLVSFRQHQDFHEQCVERIFLDLQRCLKPELLTVSARYVRRGGLDINPYRSTQHCTVDNLRLARQ; encoded by the coding sequence ATGTCGCATCATCCTGCGCACGATTCGCCTTTAGGCAAAAGTAGTACCTATATAAGCCAATATGATCCGAGCTTGTTGTTCGGCATTGCACGTGCAACTAAGTGGCATGAGTTGGGTTTTAGCGCGGACACTTTGCCCTATGTCGGCGTTGATGTGTGGAATTGCTATGAGTTGTCATGGCTGCTGCCTTCGGGTAAACCCGTTGTGGCGATTGCACAGTTTATTGTGCCGGCTGACTCGCCAAATATCATTGAGTCAAAATCGTTTAAATTGTATCTAAACTCTTTTAATCAGAGCACCTACAGCAGTTTTGCTGAGGTGCAAGCCGTGTTGTCGGCAGATTTGTCGCAGGTTGCGCAAGCGCCTGTGCAGGTTGAGTTGAAAACCTTGCGCGAAGTGGCTGCAGAGGGCCTTCATGAGCCGCAGGGTGTGTGTATTGATGATTTAGATATCAATGTAAGCCAGTATGAGCATCCTGGCGTTGAGCAGCTTGCTTGCAGCTCAGAGCAGGCTGAAGAGCAGCTTTACAGTCACTTACTGAAATCCAATTGTCCTGTCACCGGTCAGCCAGACTGGGGAACCTTGCAAGTGCATTACCGCGGTGCTGCATTGGAGCATGCCAGCTTGTTGGCGTATCTGGTGAGCTTTCGCCAGCATCAGGATTTTCATGAGCAGTGTGTAGAGCGTATTTTTTTGGATTTACAGCGTTGTTTAAAGCCGGAGTTGTTAACGGTTTCGGCACGCTATGTACGGCGCGGCGGTTTAGACATTAACCCCTATCGCAGTACGCAGCACTGCACAGTCGATAATCTGCGCTTAGCGCGGCAGTAA
- a CDS encoding sigma-54 dependent transcriptional regulator, producing the protein MWRETKILLVHDQEEQRKEFANILTFLDENHLACASAEWRDAVAALNSNRGVLCVLLGGVADSKRLATLVKEFVEWDEFLPIIVLDEAEPVELLGETSLSVLTRLEMPPSYSQLLGVLHRAQVYREVYDEAAERRMQRGPDLFRSLVGASRCIQSVRQMMQQVADTEASVLILGESGTGKEVIARNLHYSSKRRDGPFVPINCGAIPAELLESELFGHEKGAFTGAISARAGRFELAKGGTLFLDEVGDMPLTMQVKLLRVLQERIFERIGGNKSIDADVRIVAATHKNLEEMIETGDFREDLFYRLNVFPIEMPALRERTEDIPLLINELVSRMENEKRASVRFNEASIMSLCQHNWPGNVRELANLVERMAIMYPHGVIGISELPKKFRYIDEDDGIQELREELSERAALLAVAEEEPVLANQLPSEGLDLREYLAELEQDLIQQALNEEDGVVARAAERLNIRRTTLVEKMRKYGMGRKEE; encoded by the coding sequence ATGTGGCGAGAAACTAAAATACTGCTGGTTCATGACCAGGAAGAGCAGCGTAAAGAATTTGCTAATATCCTTACCTTTTTAGATGAAAACCATCTTGCCTGCGCAAGTGCTGAGTGGCGTGATGCGGTAGCAGCGCTGAATTCTAATCGCGGTGTTTTATGTGTATTGCTTGGCGGGGTCGCTGACTCAAAACGCTTAGCGACTTTGGTTAAAGAATTTGTCGAGTGGGATGAGTTCTTGCCGATCATTGTGCTGGATGAGGCTGAACCTGTTGAACTGCTTGGCGAAACTAGCCTGTCCGTACTGACCCGCTTAGAGATGCCGCCCAGCTACAGTCAATTGTTGGGTGTGTTGCATCGTGCGCAAGTGTATCGGGAAGTTTACGATGAGGCAGCTGAGCGCCGCATGCAACGTGGACCGGATTTGTTTCGCAGCTTAGTGGGTGCCAGTCGTTGTATCCAAAGTGTGCGGCAAATGATGCAGCAAGTGGCAGATACCGAAGCCAGTGTGCTGATTTTAGGTGAGTCAGGTACCGGTAAAGAAGTGATTGCACGTAATCTGCATTACAGCTCCAAACGCCGTGATGGGCCTTTTGTGCCGATTAACTGCGGTGCTATTCCTGCTGAGTTACTGGAAAGCGAGTTGTTTGGTCACGAGAAGGGTGCCTTTACCGGAGCCATCAGTGCGCGCGCTGGGCGTTTTGAGTTGGCCAAAGGCGGCACTCTGTTTTTAGATGAAGTTGGCGATATGCCGCTGACCATGCAGGTTAAGTTACTAAGGGTTTTGCAAGAGCGTATTTTTGAGCGCATCGGTGGCAATAAATCGATTGATGCTGATGTGCGCATTGTTGCTGCAACCCATAAAAACCTTGAAGAGATGATTGAAACGGGCGATTTTCGTGAAGATTTGTTTTATCGACTTAATGTTTTTCCGATAGAAATGCCAGCACTGCGTGAGCGCACTGAAGATATTCCTCTTTTGATTAACGAGCTGGTGTCGCGCATGGAAAATGAGAAGCGTGCCTCGGTACGTTTCAATGAAGCATCCATCATGTCGCTGTGCCAGCACAACTGGCCAGGTAATGTACGTGAGTTGGCCAACCTGGTTGAGCGCATGGCAATTATGTACCCACATGGTGTTATCGGCATCAGTGAGCTGCCAAAGAAGTTTCGCTATATTGATGAAGATGATGGCATCCAAGAACTGCGCGAAGAGCTCAGTGAGCGTGCTGCTTTATTGGCGGTGGCTGAGGAAGAGCCTGTGCTGGCAAATCAGTTGCCTTCGGAAGGTTTGGACCTGCGTGAGTATTTGGCTGAGTTGGAGCAAGATTTAATCCAGCAAGCCTTGAATGAAGAAGATGGCGTGGTCGCACGTGCCGCTGAACGCTTGAATATTCGTCGCACCACCTTGGTGGAAAAAATGCGTAAATACGGCATGGGGCGTAAAGAAGAGTAA
- a CDS encoding HDOD domain-containing protein: MTGTISTSSSAQQSLHYSLLSAFLKGTAKVPQMPENSLRIRSLLKDPYISLEQLSRVINRDPPLAAYLMQFADSPLIKSARPCRSLTDVLARLGTNQLSNLVLAFSVRHMFISKELPLQKVFRARWNASSIRAAWSACLAPLVRGISTDDALLGGLFQDIGSLPLLAELENWPQISRDSETLNELCEQISAPIGTILLTTWKQPSSIIDCARYRSNHTEAPTATTTQLYEVVQMGEALQNPNKHQTLAQLPLAQQIFTNLDANEIQQQLKEQVNLWFLLLGVKTRIR, encoded by the coding sequence ATGACTGGCACCATATCAACATCAAGCTCAGCCCAGCAAAGTCTACACTACTCTTTGCTCAGTGCGTTTCTCAAAGGCACAGCAAAAGTTCCGCAGATGCCAGAAAACTCGCTACGCATCCGTAGCTTATTAAAAGACCCCTATATATCGCTAGAACAGCTCAGCCGTGTCATTAATCGCGATCCACCACTAGCAGCATATTTAATGCAGTTTGCTGACAGCCCATTAATTAAAAGCGCAAGACCTTGTCGCTCACTAACTGATGTACTCGCTCGACTGGGCACCAATCAACTAAGCAATCTAGTGCTTGCCTTTTCAGTTCGCCATATGTTTATCAGTAAAGAATTGCCTTTGCAGAAAGTATTTCGCGCACGTTGGAATGCATCCTCAATACGCGCTGCTTGGTCAGCTTGCTTAGCACCTTTAGTGCGTGGTATTTCAACTGATGATGCGTTATTAGGTGGTTTATTTCAGGATATTGGCAGCCTACCACTGCTCGCCGAACTGGAAAACTGGCCACAAATATCACGCGACAGCGAGACGTTAAACGAGCTCTGCGAACAGATCTCGGCGCCCATCGGCACAATTCTGCTGACGACCTGGAAGCAGCCTAGCAGCATCATTGATTGCGCGCGTTACCGCAGCAACCACACAGAAGCGCCCACCGCGACAACGACACAACTCTATGAAGTGGTGCAAATGGGTGAGGCCCTACAGAACCCAAATAAACATCAAACTCTGGCGCAGTTGCCTCTTGCACAACAGATTTTTACGAACTTAGATGCCAATGAAATACAGCAGCAATTGAAAGAGCAAGTTAACCTATGGTTTTTATTGCTTGGAGTCAAAACTCGCATTCGTTAA
- the fliS gene encoding flagellar export chaperone FliS, which yields MNKPMQTYNSVAAGQDLTPYQAVELLLDGALECISKALIAQQENNAAQRGEAVGTTLTIIGLLQDSLDKTLGGELAENLDALYDYMTRRLAGVAVDKTPHSLEEVQGIVLQLREGWSQIDPASEPKEL from the coding sequence ATGAATAAACCCATGCAAACCTATAACTCTGTGGCTGCAGGTCAAGATCTAACCCCTTACCAAGCGGTGGAGCTGCTCCTTGATGGCGCCTTAGAGTGTATTTCCAAAGCACTGATTGCCCAGCAAGAAAACAACGCGGCGCAACGTGGTGAGGCGGTCGGAACCACGCTCACCATTATTGGTTTGCTGCAGGACAGTCTCGATAAAACACTGGGTGGCGAGTTAGCGGAAAACCTTGATGCCTTATACGATTATATGACTCGCCGTTTAGCCGGAGTGGCTGTCGACAAGACCCCACATAGCTTAGAAGAAGTCCAAGGCATCGTGTTACAGCTGCGTGAAGGCTGGTCACAGATTGATCCTGCCAGCGAACCAAAAGAATTGTAA
- a CDS encoding ABC transporter substrate-binding protein produces MRMFSALALWVAMSVSALAADPIIIGLNYPRTGHYKEEGLAQMRGALLAIDEINSQGGVLGRDIHIITRDTASRPEKAARNVDKLIGDGAVMLFGSVSSAVAIAASARAQQLNTLYFATIGYSNDVTGKNGHRYVFRESSSATMTGRALGKYLSENMPNKKYFYITADYTWGHSSEQALRENTNSLDSSQHKGVLLPFPTAKQSDYNASLQQAKDSGADIIALVLYGHDLVRAMRTAETMGLTDQVQFIAPNLTQSVIEQAGATVMSGVIGTEHWLWRAPELEQSKAGLAFVENFNKAYDLYPPSAAASAYTVVKQWADAVNRSRSYESEAVINALENYSYTLLKDAAQWRAFDHQNVQTVYVVQANERNAVMAHPSKQDYLKILERFDAEQTAQTHEQWQAERSKAGKPTRLQ; encoded by the coding sequence ATTCGTATGTTCTCTGCTTTAGCCCTATGGGTTGCAATGAGCGTTTCAGCGCTGGCCGCTGATCCAATTATTATCGGTCTGAATTACCCCCGCACAGGCCACTATAAAGAAGAAGGCTTAGCGCAAATGCGCGGCGCCTTATTAGCTATTGATGAAATAAACAGTCAAGGCGGCGTACTTGGACGTGATATACACATCATTACTCGCGATACTGCTTCACGACCAGAAAAAGCAGCACGTAATGTTGATAAATTAATTGGAGACGGTGCTGTGATGCTGTTCGGCAGCGTCTCCAGTGCTGTTGCAATTGCTGCCAGCGCACGCGCGCAGCAACTCAATACTTTGTATTTTGCCACCATCGGCTACTCCAATGATGTCACCGGCAAGAACGGCCATCGCTATGTGTTCCGTGAGAGCAGCAGCGCAACCATGACAGGCCGCGCCCTTGGCAAGTACCTGTCAGAAAACATGCCGAATAAAAAGTATTTTTACATAACGGCAGATTACACTTGGGGACACAGCTCCGAGCAAGCCCTACGCGAAAACACCAACAGCCTAGACAGCAGTCAACACAAAGGCGTGCTGTTGCCATTCCCCACAGCTAAGCAGTCTGATTACAACGCTTCTCTACAACAAGCCAAGGACAGCGGAGCAGACATTATCGCGCTGGTGCTGTATGGCCATGATTTAGTGCGCGCGATGCGCACTGCAGAGACTATGGGCCTGACAGATCAAGTCCAATTTATTGCACCCAACCTAACTCAGTCAGTGATTGAGCAAGCAGGGGCAACAGTAATGTCTGGTGTCATCGGCACTGAACATTGGCTATGGCGTGCACCAGAGCTGGAGCAATCAAAAGCCGGCCTAGCTTTCGTTGAGAACTTCAATAAAGCCTATGACCTATACCCACCCAGCGCAGCAGCATCGGCGTACACTGTGGTCAAGCAATGGGCCGACGCAGTCAATCGCAGCCGAAGCTATGAAAGTGAGGCTGTTATCAACGCGCTGGAAAATTATAGCTACACCTTGCTCAAAGATGCGGCGCAATGGCGTGCTTTTGATCACCAAAATGTGCAAACCGTTTACGTTGTGCAAGCTAACGAGCGCAACGCCGTAATGGCGCACCCATCTAAACAAGATTATCTAAAAATTCTTGAGCGCTTTGATGCTGAGCAAACAGCACAAACTCATGAACAGTGGCAAGCTGAGCGTAGCAAAGCGGGCAAACCGACACGACTGCAGTAA
- the ung gene encoding uracil-DNA glycosylase has protein sequence MTQYNRIKLEKSWKKALAEEFEQPYMQQLSDFLRQEKQQGKVIYPPGALIFNALNLTPLPQVKVVILGQDPYHGPGQAHGLSFSVPAGITIPPSLLNMYKELQRDLNIPLAQHGCLQSWAEQGVLLLNTTLTVAQGEAGSHAKVGWQRFTDRIIDCVSAQSNPVVFMLWGAHARSKGARIDASKHLLLCSVHPSPLSAYRGFIGNGHFSQCNKFLQRTGQTPIQWQLPEP, from the coding sequence ATGACGCAGTATAACCGTATTAAGCTTGAAAAGAGTTGGAAAAAAGCGCTAGCTGAAGAGTTTGAGCAGCCTTATATGCAGCAGTTGTCTGATTTTCTGCGTCAAGAAAAACAGCAAGGCAAAGTGATTTACCCGCCAGGTGCGCTTATCTTCAATGCGCTTAATTTAACACCGCTGCCACAAGTTAAGGTTGTGATTTTAGGGCAGGACCCTTATCACGGCCCAGGTCAGGCACATGGTTTGAGTTTTTCGGTGCCTGCTGGTATCACCATACCGCCATCATTATTAAATATGTACAAAGAGTTGCAGCGTGATTTGAATATTCCGCTTGCTCAACATGGCTGTTTGCAAAGTTGGGCTGAGCAAGGTGTTTTGTTGCTAAATACAACACTGACTGTTGCGCAGGGCGAGGCGGGGTCACATGCGAAAGTTGGTTGGCAGCGCTTTACTGATCGTATTATTGATTGCGTCAGCGCGCAGTCAAATCCAGTGGTGTTTATGTTGTGGGGCGCGCATGCGCGTAGTAAAGGTGCGCGTATTGATGCTAGCAAGCACCTACTGCTGTGCTCTGTACACCCGTCACCTTTATCAGCGTATCGCGGCTTTATCGGCAACGGCCACTTCAGTCAGTGCAATAAATTCTTGCAACGCACCGGGCAAACACCAATCCAGTGGCAGCTCCCCGAACCGTAG